One window of the Triticum dicoccoides isolate Atlit2015 ecotype Zavitan chromosome 3B, WEW_v2.0, whole genome shotgun sequence genome contains the following:
- the LOC119275346 gene encoding uncharacterized protein LOC119275346 produces the protein MEAHMAAARPPTHHHNHSHSQQQQQKAANLARTFTKLLRRKRSDSAAAKAGAGAGAKEADAPPSVTGDDYDSSMDATTPTTATTATMPSLSKLKLSGNLAAAYSLDAFFRNAAEKKAAGAPQQQPSPPAAATVAAADSLLANLFAGVSAVKAAYAQLQLAQFPYDAEAIQSADAAVVAELTRLSDTKRRFLKDPAGAARDAAAAGNTALSAHAEEQRHLLKTYQITARKLEAELRAKDAEVDRAKGSLDAELRAERAMEVRLHPGRTLASLDELHVSGLNPTHFLTALRHAVKSIRSFSKSMLSSMQAAGWDLTAAAAAVHPGVPLRRAGDAKFVFESYVAMKMFANFHRRDFNFSFLDEREFYERRRFFEEFTELKAAPASVFLDVRNTRWSGFGKFLRAKYLSLVHARMETAFFGRQEQRGIVSAGPGFPESSWFAEFAEMARRVWLLHCLFYAFDGGDEEDGTSIFQVRTGARFAEVYMESVNDGRTEDAFCTAAEDRTVGFTVVPGFRVGRTVIQCRVYLARPGRRP, from the coding sequence ATGGAGGCGCATATGGCGGCGGCCCGACCGCCGACGCACCACCACAACCACAGccacagccagcagcagcagcagaaggcgGCCAACCTGGCGCGCACCTTCACCAAGCTGCTCCGCCGGAAGCGCTCCGACTCCGCGGCGGCGAAGGCGGGGGCCGGGGCCGGGGCCAAGGAGGCGGATGCGCCGCCGTCCGTCACCGGGGACGACTACGACAGCTCCATGGACGCCACCAcccccaccaccgccaccacggccACCATGCCGTCGCTCAGCAAGCTCAAGCTCTCCGGGAACCTCGCCGCGGCCTACTCCCTCGACGCCTTCTTCCGCAACGCCGCCGAGAAGAAGGCCGCCGGGGCGCCCCAGCAGCagccctcgccgccggccgccgcgacgGTTGCCGCCGCGGACTCCCTCCTCGCCAATCTGTTCGCGGGCGTCTCGGCCGTCAAGGCGGCCTACGCGCAGCTGCAGCTCGCGCAGTTCCCCTACGACGCGGAGGCCATTCAGTCCGCGGACGCCGCCGTGGTCGCGGAGCTCACCAGGTTGTCCGACACCAAGCGGAGGTTCCTCAAGGATCCCGCCGGCGCGGCCAGGGACGCCGCGGCGGCGGGCAACACCGCCCTCTCCGCGCATGCCGAGGAGCAGCGGCATCTGCTCAAGACGTACCAGATCACGGCGCGCAAGCTGGAGGCGGAGCTCCGTGCCAAGGATGCGGAGGTCGACCGCGCCAAGGGCTCCCTCGATGCGGAGCTCCGGGCGGAGCGCGCCATGGAGGTGCGCCTGCATCCGGGCCGCACCCTCGCGtcgctggacgagctccacgtctccGGCCTCAACCCCACCCACTTCCTCACCGCCCTGCGGCACGCCGTGAAGTCGATCCgctccttctccaagtcaatgctcAGCTCGATGCAGGCAGCTGGGTGGGATCTGACCGCGGCGGCCGCCGCCGTCCACCCAGGCGTCCCGTTGCGACGGGCCGGGGACGCCAAGTTCGTCTTCGAATCCTACGTCGCCATGAAGATGTTCGCCAATTTCCACCGGAGGGACTTCAATTTCAGCTTCTTGGACGAGCGGGAGTTCTACGAGCGGCGCCGCTTCTTCGAGGAGTTCACGGAGCTCAAGGCGGCGCCGGCCAGCGTCTTCCTCGACGTGCGGAACACCCGGTGGAGCGGATTCGGCAAGTTCTTGCGCGCCAAGTACCTGTCGCTGGTGCACGCCAGGATGGAGACGGCCTTCTTCGGCAGGCAGGAGCAGCGCGGCATCGTGAGCGCCGGGCCCGGGTTCCCGGAGAGCTCGTGGTTcgccgagttcgcggagatggcgcGCCGCGTGTGGCTGCTCCATTGCCTCTTCTACGCGttcgacggcggcgacgaggaggacggcaCGTCCATCTTCCAGGTCCGGACCGGCGCGCGGTTCGCGGAGGTGTACATGGAGAGCGTCAACGACGGGCGCACGGAGGACGCGTTCTGCACCGCCGCCGAGGACCGCACCGTCGGGTTCACCGTAGTACCTGGGTTTAGAGTCGGCCGTACGGTGATCCAATGCCGCGTGTACCTGGCGCGGCCGGGACGGCGGCCGTGA